A single genomic interval of Trinickia acidisoli harbors:
- a CDS encoding two-partner secretion domain-containing protein, giving the protein MKRAKRGEWCQLEAAQAARDQMQLRAGEPMRDAGMRRYRAWQRAVSALVAATLFVAPITITVEQGRAAAGVIAAGDHRLDDNAWRVIQDLASLRIRFAMQVAEAAPITDPTAPLSFQPKITQSTGTNGGVPVVNITAPNAAGISLNQYQSFNVDPIGLILNNSLQGGTTLTGGNVTANPNLNGRTASMIVNEVTSTGSAFMSALNGPLEVFGAPATVIIANPNGIAVRGAGFTNTIGVTLTTGAPQFLTGIGGTSTDFTNAQAVAYDVTGGHIQIEGNAGTNGPGSGIEGTVGTIDLIGETVGINAPLYAGTRINVIAGDQLVSPSASDATGTTYSTQSNGSANTLASIGNATQGYAIDATNFGAMTAGQISVIGTAQGMGVRTDAALAATAGSLTLSSNGDLTTNGSGLSVGNYQVTAAGDILSTGTVTSNADVSMSAGGNISLTAQTTAVNDIALSAGQDVALTGSLASGKAFNANVSGAFDIAGSLLVGTDATIASGTFDVPGVAIVQQNGTLTTRGDITGSGSIAFGQSGALTSGDDVNLTGTLLANALQVSAANSATFADVQAGGAFAVVTNGSAGNGNVTFNGNAALVGDASVVAAGDIVVNGTLAGGAQTNIAAQGNVTVAATGTLQSVGDLSMSASTGSVNSTGAISSHGALTANAAQNVALTGTTNATGDATLTAASDVTVDGTFASQGNGTITAGHDVTLAGNSGFTNDVSASAGNNLSVTGALQGNNVTLTANNAIALNNVQSNAALAVTTTGATGGGNIDVNGTVASLSTGTVSAAGAVAVNGTLKTSSALNVTATTDTTIAGTLTSNGDMTLANSTGSLTSTGTIQSGGNLTANAAQSIDLGTGATSSLGDLSLTAGQNVTMNGTIVSQDNGTIKAGGAIGGGASLAFGLAANLNSVGDTTLTGSLRGATIQTNAGGSGTFADVQAGSDIALVAIGDLSVTGTLVGGSNVSLTAGNDINVSGTTTVTLDTALQSGRDINVTGTLNGQGNGYFSAGRDIVGNGTLGFQQSALLTAAADIAQGGLVQGQSIQALAGGNLTLNTAQSATTVGLNAGASGTGDLTINGAVSAAQSITATAFGNVTIGSNGKLAAGLTLGVSALNNINVAGALESTGDTTLNAQLGSLNATGGINSGGILSITTGLDLLLGASTTSVGDMTLTAGRNAVLNGTVVGQGNGYVAAGQDITGPGTQAFGTAAVLSAQRDILLTGSLQANAVQATGGDSASLNDVTSGTTLSLTADGNAGNGDASITGTAMAPGAVTVEAARDVIVSGSVIGGSTVGLAAARNVTVAGSVQSASDLTVVATNGTVSLTGTTTTSGALNVGSGLDTVFGGQTNATGAVTVSAGNNVQLTGSLAGQSTGTLTAGQDISGGGSAAFAQAAELTAGNDLALTGSVQGASVAVVGFNNAGLGSVQSMSGDITVTALGLAGQGDLTLSGPATSKGNVFLDAARDIDVAGATSAIGTATISAGRNLTAADVTAGGALSMAATNGGLSAGNLTTDANLAGAAANSVSTGSVNAGGTVTFQAQGLDGTGDVNVGGALAAGSATVITAARDATFGSTVTAGNALTVLAGRNLTANGNISTGADTSLTATSGNLDASGSITTAGNFDASAGGSLALAGGLVNGNTALTSGTAMALTGTLYGLGTATISASGAIAGGGSLTVGSDIALTSGADITLGGIQGAGQLTATSVGDMSLGATTAVGNVTANSTAGSVTFNGDLQSAGNVQLTAANNVAVTGAVSSVGSVTVTGTNGNVNVAGVSTNGGATLTAGQSLTLSGTSVVAGALALAGANVTLSGSQSSSKSITVAAQGALDASQSSIVSSQNLQMSGTDITLGSAVVGGTLNAQASNQLSLVGSAVDVVGSTTLTSQNGIYNASNVLSGGALNVSAPNITNAANASLASTSTTTISATNFTNAGLVNGNTTSINVAGTLNNSGGSLMGVNALTINTGVLNNQNGLIFAGDPNSSTGATGDLSVTINGGGSSAFANAGGELLAQRNLTIGAVSATLDPSQGTISQGGQLSITAGSIDVAGTWDYGGQGVSIYGINGIANSGTMTGAAPLTISTDGTFTNSGQVIGQDVTFNGALYNVANAVMHAGDAMVLNGSVTNRGTIESAGNITFNGGGNNFDNQYGTTQANGNIALSTGGTIYNTVGTISAAGNININAGAVINDALQGPTQTQTQLVSASADPSLLQGIVVGSGTGWDCLDIQGTCFAQAYSFTGTIASLQPDMTNGVLDVNLVPDCSLYSTCPNAEVGTGLASSPGDFETIALPGIDRTTTTAGAISPSVITAGGSIDLSAGQLSNAGGTISAALDVSLDLQSLNNAPIGNNVSSTVDTVDKTQLDAFMAQLNTIGGADSAVLGIAGTTSGGWGYTLYPETVALNWSVSVPPSSVSTVTSFGSQGQIIAGRNMTLSGGNLVNGGLLYAGNNFSASGAQSFGNQGQYNSNTTTQPGCAAGVSGTECARGNGFRGGNPNSTSFSYAQQDATVYAGNDLVIAAGQINNTYGNLLAGHDIVIGGVGTTATSTTPANSLTNTSGNIIAGNNITLAVSGAVTNTLPPPVTIHQNYGSDEAYSGCMTAGGYKESYCEGYVDQQSGNSSNISAGNNLQIAAGSLANIGSLISAGTSATINVAGPVVNEAQTLNAYWHSHWVQETGDFSSDIRHDVWACGSVAECTQLYGSAYTSVGGTIDPPQPIGNIAATIQAPNLSISANGVIQNVGNVVGTSVQLTGQSLINGITTANTYTPRVNGPSQIISLSGFNLPGLNLSALGSGNGSSSASASGQVSYLEGVMGGAGTVVGPQQLLSELPANLQPSSTLFYYNPEAEDLMLQQQALQQTGEASFIGGLAYDSTTGLSVTDQEKAILYQNALNYAEQNNLQLGVALTQTQVSALTQPMLWYVEQTVPDPSCMATGTIMACPTVTALMPQVYLPANWSTLSAGGNIVGQNVTLNFNQDGNGSVLNTGDIAASNTLTVNTNTLTNQANQVDVGQIWQYLQATGYEDTTGTTVQPGGFMSAANMNLNVQTLNQIGGALQSLNDDGTTNQAGTQQLINSLKQQLGANFAQTSLSDNLHTSFTAEGGFGFSDIVMMAFEVVVSIMSAGAASAEIGATLGATNATFAAAVPATTAAAGTSAGLGNIALSAAISSFTTSAMSQLAATGSLNLGSAFEAAGIGAITAGLTNGITYDPSSGVGFATQPLTIGGPTSSLAMLSGVQSLGNAMVPQAGSTAAENLPEEMLALGANAAISAGVQTTIGGGSFLGNLEHDAAGDLAAAGAYAIGDAKNTLFTDLGSTGGELAYLGAHAGLGCLASAAEGTGCAGGAIGGATSALVAPFLVSEAGGAANLTDGQRAAIAGISTLLGGVTAGLAGQNAQGGATAAENESLNNSTEDHRTEEQKGEDQLKEELSQERAMLSGGQEIIGYDDEGNPIMAYKPSPSLFGLAGSTGSNQGASGNAAGLTGLGSGVDFGTGANDWSDGTPNTGSTAPTFSGSGPAPGVIAITDSTSVGALRNYYPSGGGVEFVYDPTTNTFAVGTPTAGSFDGSPHQQLVQSIGANDQNVVGGTFSRAADGSIVTTENSGHYGQNWTPQIWNQFQQWLSNRVGVPVNHQPWGSE; this is encoded by the coding sequence ATGAAACGGGCTAAGCGGGGCGAGTGGTGCCAACTGGAAGCTGCTCAGGCAGCGCGCGACCAAATGCAATTGCGCGCGGGAGAGCCGATGCGCGATGCGGGTATGCGTCGCTATCGCGCATGGCAGCGCGCAGTGAGTGCGCTCGTTGCCGCTACCCTTTTCGTCGCTCCGATCACCATCACCGTCGAGCAAGGTCGGGCCGCGGCAGGCGTGATTGCCGCGGGCGATCATCGTCTCGATGACAATGCATGGCGCGTGATCCAAGACCTCGCCTCGCTGCGCATTCGCTTCGCGATGCAAGTGGCGGAAGCCGCCCCGATCACCGATCCCACGGCGCCGCTGTCGTTTCAACCGAAGATCACGCAATCGACCGGTACGAACGGCGGTGTGCCCGTCGTCAATATCACGGCGCCGAATGCCGCGGGCATCTCGCTCAATCAATATCAAAGCTTCAACGTCGACCCGATCGGGTTGATTCTGAACAACAGCCTGCAAGGCGGCACGACGCTGACGGGCGGCAACGTCACGGCCAATCCGAACTTGAACGGCCGCACGGCCAGCATGATCGTGAACGAGGTCACCTCGACCGGCAGTGCGTTCATGAGCGCACTCAATGGGCCGCTCGAAGTATTCGGCGCGCCGGCCACGGTGATCATCGCGAACCCGAACGGTATCGCGGTGCGCGGCGCCGGCTTCACGAACACGATCGGCGTGACGCTGACGACGGGCGCGCCGCAATTCCTGACGGGAATTGGCGGCACGTCAACGGATTTCACGAATGCGCAGGCGGTGGCGTACGATGTGACCGGCGGTCACATTCAAATCGAAGGCAACGCGGGCACGAACGGACCGGGCTCGGGTATCGAGGGCACCGTTGGCACGATCGATTTGATCGGCGAGACGGTGGGGATCAACGCGCCGCTGTATGCGGGCACGCGTATCAACGTGATCGCGGGCGATCAACTCGTGAGCCCGAGCGCATCGGATGCGACGGGGACGACGTATTCGACACAGTCGAACGGCAGCGCCAATACGCTGGCTTCGATCGGCAATGCCACGCAAGGCTATGCGATCGATGCGACGAACTTCGGGGCGATGACGGCGGGGCAGATCTCCGTGATCGGCACGGCGCAGGGGATGGGGGTGCGCACGGATGCGGCGCTCGCAGCCACCGCGGGGAGCTTGACGCTGTCGTCCAATGGAGATTTGACGACGAACGGCTCCGGCCTCAGCGTCGGCAACTACCAGGTCACTGCCGCAGGCGACATCTTGTCGACAGGAACGGTGACATCGAACGCAGACGTGTCGATGTCCGCAGGAGGCAACATCAGCCTCACCGCTCAGACAACGGCGGTCAACGACATTGCGCTCTCAGCGGGGCAAGACGTTGCCTTGACCGGTTCTCTCGCCAGCGGTAAGGCATTCAATGCAAACGTCAGCGGCGCGTTCGATATTGCCGGCTCGCTCTTGGTCGGCACCGACGCGACGATCGCGAGTGGAACGTTCGACGTACCGGGCGTTGCTATCGTCCAGCAGAACGGGACCTTAACCACGCGAGGAGACATCACAGGCAGCGGCTCGATTGCGTTCGGCCAAAGCGGTGCATTGACAAGCGGCGATGATGTTAACCTGACCGGGACGCTCCTGGCCAACGCTCTGCAAGTCAGTGCGGCCAACAGCGCGACGTTCGCCGATGTACAAGCCGGCGGTGCGTTTGCCGTCGTGACCAACGGCTCGGCCGGCAATGGAAACGTGACATTCAACGGGAACGCCGCCTTGGTAGGCGATGCGTCCGTTGTGGCGGCCGGCGACATCGTCGTCAACGGCACCCTGGCCGGGGGAGCGCAGACGAACATCGCGGCGCAAGGCAACGTCACGGTCGCGGCAACGGGGACGCTGCAATCCGTTGGCGACTTGTCGATGAGCGCATCGACGGGTAGCGTCAACTCGACTGGAGCCATTTCCAGCCACGGTGCGCTTACGGCGAACGCCGCACAGAATGTGGCGCTGACCGGAACGACGAACGCGACCGGCGATGCGACGTTGACGGCGGCTAGCGATGTGACCGTCGATGGCACGTTTGCAAGCCAAGGCAACGGAACGATAACCGCTGGGCACGACGTCACGCTCGCCGGCAACAGCGGGTTCACGAACGACGTATCGGCGAGCGCCGGCAACAACTTGTCCGTTACCGGCGCGCTGCAAGGTAACAACGTCACGCTGACGGCTAACAATGCCATCGCGTTGAACAACGTTCAGTCCAATGCGGCACTGGCTGTAACGACGACCGGAGCCACCGGTGGCGGCAATATCGACGTCAATGGTACGGTCGCTTCCCTTTCGACCGGTACCGTAAGCGCGGCCGGTGCTGTTGCGGTGAATGGCACATTGAAGACGTCGAGCGCGCTGAACGTCACCGCGACGACCGATACGACGATAGCGGGAACGCTGACGTCCAACGGCGACATGACGCTCGCAAATTCGACCGGTTCGTTGACAAGCACTGGGACGATTCAGTCGGGCGGAAACCTGACGGCCAACGCGGCGCAGTCGATCGATCTCGGCACGGGTGCGACATCGTCACTGGGCGATCTATCGTTGACCGCTGGTCAAAACGTCACGATGAACGGAACGATCGTCAGCCAAGACAACGGGACGATCAAGGCAGGAGGAGCGATCGGTGGCGGGGCATCGCTCGCATTTGGTTTGGCTGCGAACCTCAATTCGGTCGGCGACACGACCCTCACGGGCTCGCTGCGCGGCGCGACGATCCAAACTAACGCGGGTGGTTCCGGCACTTTCGCCGACGTGCAAGCCGGTTCTGACATTGCGCTGGTGGCGATCGGCGATCTAAGCGTGACGGGCACGCTTGTCGGCGGCTCCAACGTGAGCCTGACGGCTGGAAACGACATCAACGTTAGCGGCACGACGACCGTCACGCTCGACACCGCATTGCAAAGTGGTCGCGACATCAACGTCACCGGCACGTTGAACGGCCAGGGCAACGGATACTTTTCGGCTGGACGCGATATCGTCGGCAACGGAACGCTCGGCTTTCAACAGTCGGCACTCCTAACTGCCGCGGCTGATATTGCACAGGGCGGGCTTGTTCAAGGGCAGAGCATACAGGCGTTGGCCGGCGGCAACTTGACGCTGAATACGGCCCAATCGGCAACGACTGTCGGCTTGAACGCCGGGGCAAGCGGTACCGGCGACTTGACGATCAATGGCGCGGTTTCGGCTGCTCAAAGCATCACAGCCACCGCGTTTGGGAATGTCACGATCGGCAGCAACGGCAAGCTCGCTGCGGGTTTGACGCTGGGTGTCAGCGCCCTGAACAATATCAACGTTGCCGGAGCACTTGAATCGACGGGCGATACGACGCTCAATGCTCAACTCGGCAGCTTGAATGCAACGGGCGGCATCAATAGCGGTGGGATTCTGTCGATCACGACGGGGCTCGATCTGTTGCTCGGCGCGAGCACGACGTCGGTCGGCGACATGACGCTCACCGCTGGGCGAAATGCCGTGCTGAACGGCACGGTGGTGGGCCAAGGCAACGGTTATGTGGCGGCCGGCCAAGACATTACCGGTCCCGGCACACAAGCGTTCGGCACTGCCGCGGTACTGAGTGCGCAACGCGATATATTGCTGACCGGCAGCCTGCAAGCGAACGCGGTGCAAGCGACGGGCGGCGATAGCGCGTCGCTGAACGATGTGACGTCGGGGACGACGCTATCGTTGACGGCTGACGGAAACGCCGGCAATGGCGATGCATCGATTACCGGTACGGCAATGGCGCCTGGCGCGGTGACCGTGGAGGCCGCTCGTGACGTGATCGTCAGCGGCTCGGTAATCGGCGGTTCGACGGTCGGGCTGGCGGCAGCGCGCAACGTCACGGTAGCGGGCAGTGTGCAGTCGGCCTCGGACTTGACTGTCGTTGCCACGAACGGCACGGTATCGCTCACAGGTACGACGACGACATCGGGTGCGCTGAACGTTGGCTCGGGTCTCGACACCGTCTTCGGTGGACAGACGAATGCAACAGGCGCCGTCACTGTCTCCGCGGGGAACAACGTTCAACTGACTGGATCGCTCGCAGGCCAATCCACTGGCACGTTGACCGCGGGACAGGACATCAGCGGAGGAGGCTCGGCAGCTTTCGCGCAAGCAGCCGAGCTGACAGCCGGGAATGACCTTGCGCTGACCGGCTCGGTGCAAGGCGCGAGCGTGGCGGTGGTCGGCTTCAACAATGCTGGCCTTGGCTCGGTGCAGTCCATGTCGGGCGACATCACCGTTACCGCGCTCGGCCTCGCGGGGCAAGGCGATCTGACGCTTAGCGGCCCTGCGACGTCGAAGGGGAATGTATTCCTCGATGCAGCACGCGATATCGACGTGGCCGGCGCGACCAGTGCTATCGGGACAGCTACGATTTCCGCAGGGCGCAACCTAACGGCGGCCGACGTCACGGCAGGGGGCGCGCTTTCCATGGCCGCCACGAACGGCGGCCTGAGTGCGGGCAACCTGACGACCGATGCGAACCTCGCTGGTGCGGCGGCCAATAGCGTATCGACGGGTTCGGTCAACGCGGGTGGAACGGTAACGTTCCAAGCGCAGGGTCTCGACGGAACGGGTGACGTTAATGTCGGTGGCGCGTTGGCCGCCGGTTCTGCCACCGTCATTACCGCGGCACGCGATGCGACGTTCGGTTCCACCGTGACTGCGGGCAATGCGCTGACGGTCTTGGCCGGCCGCAATCTGACGGCGAACGGCAACATCTCGACGGGCGCCGACACCTCCTTGACCGCGACGAGCGGCAATCTCGATGCGTCCGGCTCCATCACGACTGCCGGCAACTTCGATGCGAGCGCAGGGGGATCGCTTGCACTGGCCGGTGGTTTGGTCAACGGCAATACGGCATTGACCTCGGGCACGGCGATGGCGCTCACGGGTACGCTCTATGGCCTGGGCACCGCCACGATTTCAGCGAGCGGCGCGATCGCGGGTGGAGGATCGCTGACGGTCGGCAGCGATATTGCGCTGACCTCAGGTGCGGACATAACGCTTGGCGGCATTCAGGGCGCGGGACAACTCACAGCCACATCGGTCGGCGATATGTCTCTGGGCGCGACGACCGCTGTCGGCAACGTGACTGCAAACTCGACGGCGGGCAGCGTCACATTCAATGGCGACTTGCAGTCGGCAGGCAATGTTCAGCTTACCGCGGCCAACAACGTGGCGGTGACAGGTGCGGTGTCGTCGGTTGGCAGCGTGACCGTCACGGGGACGAACGGCAACGTCAATGTGGCGGGCGTATCGACGAACGGCGGCGCGACGTTGACGGCAGGTCAATCACTCACGCTGAGCGGCACGAGCGTGGTGGCAGGGGCGCTTGCGCTCGCGGGCGCGAACGTGACGCTGTCGGGCTCGCAAAGCAGTTCGAAGAGCATCACGGTGGCGGCGCAGGGCGCGCTCGATGCCAGCCAATCGTCGATCGTGTCATCGCAGAATCTGCAGATGAGCGGTACGGATATCACGCTCGGCAGTGCGGTTGTCGGCGGAACGTTGAATGCGCAGGCATCGAATCAACTGTCGTTAGTGGGCAGTGCGGTCGATGTTGTCGGCAGTACCACTCTTACGTCGCAGAACGGCATCTATAACGCGAGCAACGTGTTGTCGGGAGGTGCGCTCAATGTGTCGGCGCCGAACATCACGAATGCCGCCAATGCGTCGCTTGCATCCACCAGCACAACGACGATCTCCGCGACGAACTTCACGAACGCGGGCCTCGTCAATGGCAACACGACATCGATCAATGTCGCCGGCACGCTGAACAATAGCGGCGGCTCGTTGATGGGTGTCAACGCGCTGACCATCAATACAGGAGTCTTGAATAACCAAAACGGTTTGATCTTCGCGGGCGACCCGAATTCATCGACCGGTGCGACAGGGGACTTGTCAGTCACGATCAATGGAGGCGGCAGCAGCGCATTCGCGAACGCAGGTGGGGAACTGCTGGCGCAACGTAATTTGACGATCGGCGCGGTTAGCGCGACGCTCGATCCGTCGCAGGGGACGATCAGCCAGGGTGGGCAGTTGTCGATCACGGCCGGGTCGATCGACGTGGCCGGAACGTGGGACTACGGCGGCCAAGGCGTTTCGATCTACGGGATCAACGGTATTGCCAATAGCGGCACGATGACGGGCGCCGCGCCGCTGACGATTTCGACGGACGGCACGTTCACGAATAGTGGGCAGGTCATCGGTCAGGACGTGACGTTCAATGGTGCGCTCTACAACGTTGCCAACGCGGTGATGCATGCAGGCGATGCGATGGTGCTCAATGGCAGCGTCACAAATAGAGGCACGATCGAAAGTGCGGGCAACATCACGTTCAACGGGGGCGGCAATAATTTCGATAATCAATACGGCACGACGCAGGCGAATGGGAACATCGCCCTGAGCACGGGGGGGACGATCTATAACACCGTTGGGACGATCAGTGCGGCCGGCAATATCAATATCAACGCCGGAGCCGTTATCAACGACGCTCTGCAAGGGCCTACACAAACGCAGACGCAGCTAGTTAGTGCGTCGGCGGATCCCAGCCTACTGCAAGGAATTGTTGTTGGCTCGGGCACCGGATGGGATTGTTTGGACATCCAGGGGACGTGTTTCGCGCAGGCGTATTCGTTCACGGGTACGATCGCCTCGCTGCAGCCGGACATGACGAACGGAGTACTCGATGTCAATTTAGTCCCCGATTGTTCGCTTTATTCCACTTGCCCGAACGCTGAGGTGGGAACGGGGCTGGCCTCTTCGCCGGGGGACTTTGAGACCATCGCATTGCCTGGCATTGATAGGACGACCACTACAGCCGGCGCTATTTCCCCGAGCGTTATCACCGCGGGCGGCAGCATAGATCTTTCTGCCGGCCAGCTCTCGAACGCCGGCGGAACGATATCCGCTGCCCTGGATGTCAGCCTGGACTTGCAGTCTCTCAACAATGCGCCGATCGGCAACAACGTCTCTTCGACTGTCGATACTGTCGACAAGACGCAACTCGACGCCTTCATGGCGCAGTTGAACACAATCGGCGGGGCGGACAGTGCTGTGTTAGGTATCGCGGGTACCACCAGTGGAGGATGGGGCTACACACTGTACCCGGAGACGGTTGCGCTCAATTGGAGCGTTAGCGTACCACCCAGTTCGGTCAGCACGGTCACGAGCTTCGGATCGCAAGGCCAAATCATCGCAGGCCGGAACATGACGTTGTCGGGCGGCAATCTCGTCAATGGCGGGTTGCTTTATGCCGGCAATAACTTCAGTGCGAGCGGGGCTCAGTCATTCGGTAACCAAGGCCAATACAACTCCAATACGACGACGCAGCCTGGTTGTGCCGCGGGCGTAAGCGGAACGGAATGCGCAAGGGGTAATGGATTCCGCGGCGGCAACCCCAACAGCACGTCGTTTTCCTATGCCCAGCAAGATGCCACGGTCTATGCGGGCAACGACCTGGTCATCGCCGCAGGCCAAATCAACAACACGTACGGCAACTTGCTCGCGGGGCACGACATCGTCATCGGTGGCGTGGGCACCACGGCAACTTCTACTACACCGGCCAACAGCCTGACGAACACGTCGGGCAACATCATTGCCGGCAACAACATCACGCTCGCGGTTTCTGGCGCAGTGACGAACACGTTGCCGCCTCCGGTCACGATTCACCAAAACTACGGATCGGACGAAGCGTATTCAGGCTGTATGACTGCAGGCGGTTATAAGGAGAGCTACTGCGAAGGTTACGTCGATCAGCAATCGGGCAATTCATCGAACATCAGCGCGGGGAACAACTTGCAGATCGCTGCGGGCAGCCTCGCGAACATCGGCAGCCTGATTTCGGCGGGTACGAGCGCAACGATCAATGTTGCTGGCCCCGTCGTAAACGAAGCGCAAACGCTCAATGCTTATTGGCATTCGCATTGGGTGCAGGAGACAGGCGACTTCAGTTCCGACATACGTCACGATGTCTGGGCTTGCGGCTCGGTCGCCGAGTGTACGCAGCTCTATGGCAGCGCATATACGAGTGTCGGCGGCACCATCGATCCGCCGCAACCGATCGGAAATATCGCTGCAACGATCCAAGCTCCGAACTTGTCGATCTCGGCAAACGGCGTGATCCAGAACGTCGGCAATGTGGTTGGCACATCGGTGCAATTGACCGGCCAAAGCCTGATCAACGGCATTACCACTGCGAATACCTATACGCCGCGTGTGAATGGGCCGTCGCAGATTATTTCGTTGAGTGGATTCAATCTGCCCGGGTTGAATCTGTCGGCATTGGGAAGCGGCAATGGTAGTTCTTCCGCGTCGGCGTCGGGGCAAGTCTCCTACCTTGAGGGGGTAATGGGCGGGGCCGGTACAGTAGTGGGCCCTCAACAATTGCTAAGTGAACTCCCCGCGAATTTGCAACCGAGCTCGACGCTCTTCTACTACAACCCGGAGGCCGAAGACTTGATGCTGCAGCAGCAGGCGTTGCAGCAAACGGGCGAGGCGAGCTTTATTGGTGGACTGGCCTACGACAGCACCACCGGCCTTTCCGTTACTGACCAGGAAAAGGCGATCCTCTATCAGAACGCGCTCAACTATGCCGAGCAAAACAACTTGCAGTTGGGCGTGGCACTTACGCAAACGCAAGTCAGTGCGCTGACGCAGCCGATGCTTTGGTATGTAGAGCAGACCGTTCCCGATCCGAGTTGTATGGCTACCGGCACCATCATGGCGTGCCCGACCGTTACAGCGCTCATGCCGCAGGTGTACCTGCCGGCTAATTGGAGCACGCTGTCGGCGGGCGGCAACATCGTCGGACAGAACGTCACGCTCAATTTCAATCAAGACGGCAACGGCAGCGTCCTCAATACGGGAGACATCGCCGCGTCGAATACGCTCACCGTCAATACGAACACGTTGACGAACCAAGCGAACCAGGTCGACGTAGGTCAGATTTGGCAATACCTGCAAGCCACGGGCTACGAGGATACGACGGGAACGACAGTGCAACCTGGTGGGTTCATGAGCGCAGCGAACATGAACCTGAACGTCCAGACGCTCAATCAGATCGGCGGCGCACTGCAATCGTTGAATGATGACGGCACGACCAATCAAGCCGGCACGCAACAGTTGATCAATTCGCTGAAGCAGCAACTGGGGGCGAATTTCGCCCAGACGTCGCTCAGCGATAACCTTCATACCAGCTTCACGGCTGAAGGCGGCTTCGGATTCAGCGATATCGTCATGATGGCCTTCGAGGTCGTGGTCTCCATCATGTCAGCCGGCGCAGCGAGCGCAGAGATTGGCGCGACGCTTGGTGCGACTAATGCGACGTTTGCGGCGGCAGTGCCGGCGACGACGGCTGCCGCGGGAACTAGCGCGGGACTTGGAAACATTGCCCTTTCCGCGGCTATTTCAAGCTTTACGACGAGTGCGATGTCGCAGCTCGCCGCCACTGGCAGTCTCAACTTAGGGAGCGCATTCGAAGCGGCGGGTATTGGAGCTATCACCGCTGGCTTGACCAACGGCATCACCTATGACCCGTCGTCGGGGGTAGGGTTCGCGACTCAGCCGCTAACCATTGGCGGCCCGACGAGTTCGCTGGCAATGTTGTCGGGCGTGCAGTCGCTGGGTAACGCAATGGTCCCGCAGGCAGGCTCCACAGCCGCGGAGAATCTGCCGGAGGAAATGCTGGCACTCGGGGCTAACGCGGCGATTTCTGCCGGTGTTCAGACGACGATTGGGGGCGGGAGCTTCCTCGGCAACCTCGAACATGATGCAGCCGGCGACTTGGCTGCGGCCGGGGCCTACGCGATCGGCGACGCGAAAAATACGCTCTTCACCGATCTTGGGTCGACCGGTGGAGAGTTGGCTTACCTAGGTGCTCACGCTGGGCTCGGGTGCTTGGCGTCGGCGGCGGAAGGGACTGGGTGCGCGGGTGGGGCCATTGGTGGGGCGACCTCCGCGCTTGTTGCGCCGTTCCTCGTAAGCGAGGCTGGCGGGGCAGCGAATCTCACGGACGGACAGCGGGCAGCAATCGCCGGGATCTCGACACTGCTGGGTGGTGTCACGGCGGGGCTGGCGGGGCAGAACGCGCAGGGTGGGGCAACTGCGGCAGAGAATGAGTCGCTGAATAACAGCACGGAAGATCACCGCACCGAGGAGCAGAAGGGCGAGGACCAACTGAAGGAGGAACTGTCGCAAGAGCGGGCCATGCTGAGCGGCGGACAGGAAATTATTGGGTATGACGACGAAGGTAACCCGATAATGGCTTACAAGCCGTCGCCCTCGTTGTTTGGTCTAGCTGGGTCGACGGGGAGCAATCAAGGCGCGTCTGGAAACGCGGCGGGATTGACCGGCCTCGGCAGCGGGGTGGACTTTGGTACTGGTGCGAATGATTGGTCGGATGGCACACCAAACACGGGCTCTACGGCACCGACGTTTTCGGGATCAGGACCCGCCCCCGGGGTGATAGCAATCACGGACAGTACGTCGGTCGGTGCGTTGCGGAACTACTACCCGTCGGGCGGGGGCGTAGAGTTTGTCTACGACCCAACGACTAACACGTTTGCCGTGGGAACACCGACAGCCGGTTCGTTTGATGGTTCGCCACACCAACAACTTGTGCAATCAATTGGAGCCAACGATCAAAATGTAGTTGGAGGGACGTTCAGTCGGGCTGCTGACGGTTCGATCGTTACGACAGAGAACAGCGGTCACTACGGGCAGAATTGGACCCCTCAAATTTGGAATCAATTCCAGCAGTGGCTTTCAAATCGAGTCGGCGTTCCGGTGAATCATCAACCTTGGGGGAGCGAATGA